One genomic region from Acidobacteriota bacterium encodes:
- a CDS encoding Rrf2 family transcriptional regulator produces MLSQTSRYALRILGHLASRPGDWVQGVHIAQDTGIPANYLSKILNQLRKRGFVLSQKGWGGGFRLAPGAEGHPILEVLEVFDGPRAEGQCLFGLARCDKDNPCPLHTYWESIQSTYLAMMQATRIADLHGPAQAAQTGSIDPNRP; encoded by the coding sequence ATGCTCTCTCAGACGTCCCGCTACGCATTGCGCATTCTCGGACACCTGGCCTCCCGTCCGGGGGACTGGGTTCAAGGCGTTCACATTGCACAGGATACGGGCATCCCCGCCAACTACCTCTCGAAAATTCTCAATCAGCTGCGAAAGCGCGGCTTCGTGCTCTCCCAGAAAGGGTGGGGCGGCGGATTTCGCCTCGCCCCCGGCGCGGAAGGGCATCCCATCCTCGAGGTGCTGGAGGTCTTTGACGGGCCCCGCGCCGAAGGCCAGTGCCTGTTCGGACTGGCCCGATGCGACAAGGACAATCCCTGCCCATTGCATACCTACTGGGAGAGCATCCAATCCACCTACTTGGCCATGATGCAGGCCACCAGGATCGCGGATCTCCATGGTCCGGCCCAGGCCGCCCAGACCGGATCCATCGATCCAAACCGCCCATGA
- a CDS encoding hemerythrin domain-containing protein, with protein MHRAIAELMEEHRIIEKVLGSLETFALALGSPSPKEREAVRGFGEFFRLFADRCHHGKEEDRLFAKMAEGGFPTEVGPIAVMLSEHVEGRACVAAFVRAGDGSGPLAEEERSDVAEAVGRYVSLLRAHILKEDNILYPMALQALPLHELNSLAESYRTFEREAVAEGEHQRLLALADRLGSLYPPDPARASEASSCFGCPGRA; from the coding sequence ATGCACCGTGCCATCGCTGAATTGATGGAGGAACACCGAATCATCGAAAAGGTCCTCGGATCCCTCGAGACCTTCGCTCTGGCCCTTGGCTCCCCGTCTCCGAAGGAGCGGGAGGCCGTCCGAGGGTTCGGGGAATTCTTTCGCCTCTTTGCGGACCGCTGCCATCACGGAAAGGAGGAGGATCGGCTTTTCGCGAAGATGGCCGAGGGAGGGTTCCCCACGGAAGTCGGCCCCATCGCGGTGATGCTTTCCGAACACGTGGAGGGACGCGCATGCGTGGCCGCATTCGTTCGCGCCGGAGATGGCTCGGGCCCCTTGGCGGAGGAGGAACGGAGCGATGTCGCGGAGGCCGTGGGCCGGTACGTCTCCCTCCTCCGGGCACACATCCTCAAGGAAGACAACATCCTCTACCCCATGGCGCTCCAGGCCCTCCCCCTCCACGAACTCAACTCGCTCGCCGAGTCCTACAGGACTTTCGAGCGTGAAGCCGTGGCAGAGGGCGAGCACCAACGCCTCCTTGCCCTGGCGGACAGGCTCGGCTCCTTGTACCCTCCCGACCCCGCACGGGCATCGGAAGCATCCTCCTGCTTCGGCTGTCCAGGCCGGGCGTGA
- a CDS encoding VWA domain-containing protein — translation MSQIVFRDPAWLWALLLVPPLVAYRGFLLRRFRRALPFPPALQIEALAGRGTAFPWISIGLLLAGFAFLSLALSRPSLKSSRTTVSTEGVAILLCIDVSGSMVAEDFQPNNRIDVARTVVADFVRRRREDRMGLVSFAAMPFLRCPLTLDHKTLLTLVQELRAVTRTEIDGTAIGDALVASGKRLLDAPEKSRVVILLTDGENNRGQFDPLQAAQMLASHRIRVYAVGIGSSGVVPYPVIGESGKKSYQYVRIGFNEEVLKALAKSTDGVYFNASDGRALERVFEAIDRLERTKAQSSGYVAYQDLFLYPAGAALLCLAAYALWEMTLGRSLP, via the coding sequence ATGAGCCAGATCGTCTTCCGGGATCCCGCCTGGCTCTGGGCCCTCCTGCTCGTGCCCCCATTGGTCGCTTACCGGGGCTTCCTCCTCCGCCGGTTTCGCAGGGCCCTCCCGTTTCCGCCCGCCCTCCAGATCGAAGCCCTGGCGGGACGGGGAACGGCGTTCCCGTGGATTTCCATCGGACTGCTCCTGGCGGGCTTCGCCTTCTTGTCCCTGGCGCTGTCCAGGCCCTCCCTCAAGTCCTCCCGCACGACGGTGTCCACGGAGGGGGTGGCCATCCTTCTCTGCATCGACGTTTCGGGCAGCATGGTCGCGGAGGACTTCCAGCCCAACAACCGGATCGACGTGGCCCGGACGGTCGTCGCCGATTTCGTCCGGCGCAGGCGCGAGGACCGCATGGGGTTGGTCTCCTTCGCCGCCATGCCCTTCCTACGATGCCCCCTCACCCTCGACCACAAGACCCTTCTGACGCTCGTTCAGGAGCTGCGCGCCGTGACCCGCACCGAGATCGACGGAACGGCCATCGGGGACGCCCTCGTGGCTTCCGGCAAGCGGCTCCTGGACGCCCCGGAGAAGAGCCGCGTGGTGATCCTGCTGACCGACGGAGAGAACAACCGCGGCCAATTCGACCCCTTGCAGGCGGCCCAGATGCTGGCTTCCCATCGGATCCGGGTGTACGCCGTGGGAATCGGAAGTTCGGGGGTGGTTCCCTACCCGGTGATCGGCGAAAGCGGGAAAAAGTCCTACCAATACGTGAGGATCGGGTTTAACGAGGAGGTCCTGAAGGCCCTGGCCAAGTCCACCGACGGCGTCTACTTCAACGCCTCGGACGGCCGGGCCCTGGAAAGGGTCTTTGAGGCCATCGACCGGCTCGAGCGCACCAAGGCCCAATCCTCCGGGTACGTCGCCTACCAGGACCTCTTTCTCTACCCTGCGGGAGCCGCCCTGCTCTGCCTGGCGGCCTACGCCCTCTGGGAGATGACCCTGGGGAGGAGCCTGCCGTGA
- a CDS encoding VWA domain-containing protein, which yields MTPFAHPAGAVLLAAFPLLVLGAALSRWRRASRAARWGGTANVRRLSLLPAGEWDTVRSSAIWLAIGLTFLTFARPQWGEVAENVRRVGLDVAIVLDVSRSMAVSDVAPNRLERARMEVRSFLSSTEGDRMGLVAFGGVPLVLSPITEDTAAVALLLDIADTQLIPPQGTDVGRALLTAQKLFPAQRDRDAVVLLLSDGEDMGSAAADAARNLARNGIRLFCIGVGTPAGGPVPGPRGEPLMDPATGHAAVSRLEEGELRQMAALADGRYWSLGSGGSAVPSLLEELGRLKRREYASKSRATRQEQYRWFAAPALVLLLAALVLPGRRRLPSPGAPSAAKTASRRAPAIGLLVWAGLLTAAPPAWSKSPRSAAAEALAAYRAGAPDRALQLYQQALAASDDPIEKARLNFNVGTCLLAKKDPQRAADALTLALVTEDPEVKVPTLYNLALALCDSGSPDRALASLRGLLTLEPGHQPAKILYEWILRNRPDEPPPPDEPPQPPPPHVKPPDLLEQLPMPPPKEMQDQIRPPEDPPPGMKPW from the coding sequence GTGACGCCCTTTGCCCATCCCGCGGGCGCGGTCCTCCTGGCCGCCTTTCCCCTCCTGGTCTTGGGGGCGGCCCTGTCGCGGTGGAGGCGAGCCTCCCGCGCCGCCCGGTGGGGAGGAACGGCCAACGTTCGCAGGCTCTCCCTGCTTCCGGCGGGGGAGTGGGACACGGTTCGGAGTTCGGCGATCTGGCTGGCCATCGGACTCACCTTCCTCACCTTCGCCCGTCCCCAATGGGGGGAGGTGGCCGAAAACGTCCGAAGGGTCGGCCTCGACGTGGCCATCGTGCTCGACGTCAGCCGCAGCATGGCCGTATCGGACGTGGCGCCGAACCGGCTCGAGCGGGCCCGCATGGAGGTCCGCTCCTTTCTTTCCTCCACCGAAGGGGACCGGATGGGGCTGGTGGCCTTCGGAGGGGTGCCTCTCGTCCTCTCCCCCATCACGGAGGACACGGCGGCCGTCGCCCTCCTCCTGGACATCGCCGACACCCAGCTCATCCCCCCGCAGGGAACCGACGTCGGGCGGGCCTTGCTCACCGCTCAAAAGCTCTTTCCCGCCCAGCGGGACCGCGACGCCGTGGTGCTCTTGCTCTCCGACGGCGAAGACATGGGTTCCGCCGCCGCCGACGCGGCGCGCAATCTGGCTCGGAACGGCATCCGGCTTTTCTGTATCGGGGTGGGGACCCCGGCCGGCGGACCCGTGCCCGGACCCCGCGGGGAGCCCCTGATGGATCCGGCCACGGGCCACGCCGCGGTCTCCCGACTCGAGGAAGGGGAACTCCGGCAGATGGCGGCCCTGGCCGACGGGCGCTATTGGTCCCTCGGAAGCGGGGGGAGCGCCGTCCCGTCCCTCCTCGAGGAACTGGGCCGCCTCAAGCGCCGGGAGTACGCTTCCAAGAGCCGGGCCACCCGTCAGGAGCAATACCGGTGGTTCGCGGCGCCCGCGCTGGTTCTCCTTCTGGCCGCGCTGGTTCTCCCCGGGCGGAGGCGTCTCCCTTCCCCCGGCGCTCCTTCGGCGGCGAAGACCGCCTCTCGGCGCGCCCCGGCCATCGGGCTCCTTGTCTGGGCGGGCCTCTTGACGGCGGCCCCGCCCGCCTGGTCGAAATCACCCCGGAGCGCCGCGGCCGAAGCCCTGGCCGCTTACCGCGCCGGCGCTCCAGACCGGGCCCTCCAGCTGTATCAGCAGGCGCTGGCGGCCTCCGACGATCCCATCGAAAAGGCGCGCTTGAACTTCAACGTGGGGACCTGCCTTCTGGCCAAGAAGGATCCCCAACGCGCCGCGGACGCGCTGACCCTGGCCCTGGTGACGGAGGATCCCGAGGTCAAGGTCCCGACCCTCTACAACCTGGCCCTCGCCTTGTGCGATTCGGGCTCTCCTGACCGGGCCCTGGCCTCCTTGCGCGGCCTGCTCACCCTCGAGCCAGGCCACCAGCCGGCCAAGATCCTCTACGAGTGGATCTTGAGGAACCGGCCCGACGAGCCCCCTCCTCCCGACGAGCCGCCCCAACCCCCCCCGCCCCACGTCAAGCCTCCCGACCTGCTCGAGCAGCTCCCCATGCCGCCGCCGAAGGAGATGCAGGACCAGATCCGTCCCCCCGAGGACCCTCCGCCGGGAATGAAGCCCTGGTGA